From the genome of Capsicum annuum cultivar UCD-10X-F1 chromosome 4, UCD10Xv1.1, whole genome shotgun sequence:
CCAAACCAAAATTTCCAAATCCAAGAACACCCCCCACAAAGGCTTTCTGTCTTGACCAACTCCTGCTGGTGTTGTTTTTTGGTGGTTTATGTGAATGGATTCGTTGGAAATGGAGAAAGGTTCAAGCTTTAGTGATGAAAATGGAGTAAAAGAGATGAAGTCTGAAGTGGGTATTGAGAAAAATGAGAATAGCAATAAGAAGGAAGAGAAGAAATCTGAACTTGGTACTGAGAAGGATGAGATTAGATACAAGAAGACAAGGAGAAAAAGGTTTTCGATTTGTCCTAGGTTCGCGTGTATGAGATTGGACGATGAAGTTCCTGCTGTTGTTGAGACACCTGCTGGTGAATGTAGTTTCAATGTGGAGTCTAGTCAAAAGGGTCCTCCTCCTCCTCACTTAGTTGTCATGGTTAATGGCATTATTGGCAGGTGACTTGAAATctttaacttaattttaatataagtGAAACTGGTCCAAACATTGATTTGCTGcacttgagtcgagggtctttcggaaatagcctctctacctccacgaggaaGGGGTACCCCAGACCCAACTTGTGcaattacactgggtatgttgttgttgttgtaaactgGTCCAAAAACTGATATTGTGGATTTATATAGCTGACCTTAACTAGTTCTGGATTGTCATTTAGTAATTGTAGTTGTTCTATCTATTTTCAGTAGTAGTTGTAGGTTAATCACTTGTAAATGTGGAAATTTTCGTAGATAATTTTAGTCCTGGCGTCGTGACTGCTGATACATTTTATCAAGTAAGTCAGATTGGTGGAAGATAAAAAATGGGTACTAGCTAAAGATAGGGATCAAACAGATTTCCTTAAGACTCTCATACAAAGCGGAAAGACGGAAAGAAACCATGGTTGAAAGATCACTGGGCCTTAATTTAGTCCTAGTGTTATGATTGTTATATGGCAAGAGTTTTAGGTTTGATGACttgacatgtctgcttctgcaGTGCAGATGATTGGAAGTATGCTGCCAAGCAATTTGTGAAGGCCTATCCACGAGATATCATTGTTCATTGTAAGCTCCTGCTCTTTACACCATTCCCTGGTTCTATTTTATTTCTGTGTTTTGGTGTAGTTGATTGAAGTGATATTCCAGTGTTTAATCTATTTACTTTGGAGTAGCAACTATCTGTTTGAAATGTCATAGTTATATGTATGATTAACCTAAAATTAAAGGGAGGCGTGTGTGCTTTGGTATGTAAGAAGAAATTAATGTTAATGCAAATAAGAGAATTGCctcttttgttcttctttttgtTTCCCCTTAGCTATTTAGCGGATTGCCATTTATCTATCACTAACAATACGGACAAAGTCCACTAACTACGCAAGCTAGTCTAAAGAGTATCAAGAAGGTACAAGAAAGAGTACAAACTAGAAAATTCCTTCTATAGGTTGAAGAAATGCAAAAGATCTAACATAGAGTTCATTTCCGATACAATGTTCTTCCTACACCATAAGTATAGATTTTTCAAACATCTAGATCTAACATGACGTATGTTTTCCATGCTATCATTGAAACATTTGCTATCCTTCTGCTGCCAAACATTCCAGCAAAGGCAAGTAGAGACTGCCTTCCAACATAATCTGTTGTTCACAGAAGAGTACTCTTCATCCCAGTTACTTAGAGCAAGTTTTATGCAACTGGCCCATTTGCTCCAAAAATCGTAAGAAACATGGCCCAGAGTTGTCTGGTGAAAGTACAGTTGAGCAATAAgtgattttctttttcattagCTTCTTCACATAGAACGCCTTTCGTGCATGTAGTGAGATCTCTTTTATGCAAATGGTCCTGTGTGGCAATCCAAGTAAAGCAAGCAGTTCTAGCCTCTAGGGGGTGCGATGGTCTTCCAGATTGTTCTCCACGGCCAACTATCACAGTTTCCTCCCATTCTCTAAAAGATTGTTATAGCATGTCTTTACTggatataatttaaataaagaaatattggTGTTAGAACTCTTTTGTTTCTCAAAAGCAATGTTAGTGTAGAGGTCCTTGGAGAGGATTGGAATAAATGTTGACTTTGGCATTACACTTCCAAACTTGAACTAGATGTTCATGGCTTTCTGCAATCAAATTCTTAGCTGTCCATTAGTTTCTGAAAACTAATATGAGCTCCAAATTTGCATTGATTGCATATTTCCACTATCTTTATGCATCTCTCTGTCAGTTAGAGACGTGTGTTTCCTGTACTAATCTCAATTTTTTGCTAATTTAATATGCTATTTCCAGGCAGTACATCTAATTGTTCAAGGTTGACATTCGATGGTGTTGACATAATGGGGACTAGATTAGCTGAAGAGGTATGTGAATCATTTGTTTCTTCCGAAATTGAGTCCATTTGAATAAAATCCCGTTCCTCATCACAAACTGCTCTGTTGATCTCATTTTATCTGACCTACCCAATTGTGAGAGTCAACATCTTTTTTGACCATGATCTTGTAAACCAAACTAGATCATACAATTCAGTAAGAAAGTAGTAGCATTTTTATTGAAAGTCTTTTTCTCTTTCCTTCAAGTTTAATTTTCTCCGGGCCATTGTTTCAATCTAGTTGTTATCTTTATCTGTCCTCGGATCCTTATTTCAAATTAATTGATGCTATCAGCCAATTCTCTTATCTTCCAAATCTTAGCTCTTGCTAGCATACTCCATTTACCCGTGGTTGTTGGTTACTAAGGATATTGTTGTATGATGTGCAATTTTGTATTGTATTAGGATGAGATGTTAGTTCAGTTATTTGCTAAACAATATCTGCTTGAGCTTATAGTGACTGTTTTGCGTATTTACTGTCAGGTACTGTCTGTTATAAAACAGCATCCACATCTACAGAAGATTTCCTTTGTTGGTCACTCCCTAGGTGGCCTGATATGTAGATATGCAATTGCAAAGCTATATGAACAAAAATCTGCAAGAAGAGCTTGTGGAGAAGATATGGAATGTAGTCTTGATGGGTCCACTAATTCAAGTGTGGAAGAggtatcaaaaagaaaaattgctGGGCTGGAACCCGTGAACTTTATAACCTGTGCTACACCACATCTCGGTTGTAGGGGGCACAAACAGGTGTTTATAGAATTTTCACTAAATCCCCATTAAtttattgatcttcttttaaATTCTGATATTATGGAGCCTAATTCACATTCTTAAGTAAAATGCACTGTTGGATAACTGTTCCTTAGCAACTCGACCTCAACCCAGCCTCAAAAGAAttaaaatgaaaaggaaaaatagataaGTGCAGCAGAGAAGATAATCTTACAAATGAGCTCTGCAACTTACACAACTAAAAATTACAACTAAAACCTGGATTTTAGGTTTTCGCAAGGTagaattcaaaagaagaatttcATCATCATGTATACTGCTAATTCAGACATTCTATTTAGATCAAACTACCTCAAGAACGTCTCTGAGACATAGTGGACAGTAAAAGGAGTTAGAAACTTTAGTGGTAGCTTTTCAAAATGAGAAACATTAGTGGTGATGCGTCATTCAAGGTTAAGTATCAAAATTGCATGATCATGAGATGTACTAAAAAAGAGATTCTTAAGTCACTCATCTGGTAAATCTTAGAGAATGTAATCCAAACTCATCCAACATAATTGTATTTTGGTTGCACCAATATTTACACTCGTTGAAGTTTTATTAAACACTTTAGCATCTTTGATggctttaatattttttgtctaGTCTCATTCTGAACTTTGCTTATCATGTAAGTGCATGGTAAGTTAGCAGCATGAATATTATGAATCCCAAATAACCCCATTGCTTTAGTTTCATTCTTCTTCCTTCATGACAATGTTTCCTATTCCCAAAACGGGGTGGGGTAAGGAAACCAAGCTTTTAACATCTCATAAAAACATTGTAGGCTCCAGCATTCTGTGGGCTATACTCATTTGAAAATGCTGCAGCAAGTTCCTCATGGTTACTTGGAAGGAGCGGAAGGcatctctttttgaaagatagTGATGAAGGGAAACCTCTCCTTCTTCGGATGGCCAGTGATTCTGAAGATCTGCCGTTTATGTGAGTGAACATTAACTAACTAACTAATTTCAGAATGTCAAGCAAATTCTGTATCCTAACTTTTCCTTACAGATCTGCTTTGCAGTCATTTCAGCGTTGTGTGGCCTATGCAAATACATGTTTTGACTGTATCCTACTTCATCACTTACATGTGTATTCGTCAGACCCTCgtccttttcttctttactttcttgtttGTTCAATCTTCAGTGTATTATATATCTAGAATCAGGTGTCCAAAACATAATCATGATGAGATAATTCAACAGTGGACCCCACTTTGTTGGAATacactgtgtatgttgttgttgttgttgagataaTTCAACAGTGGATTAGTGTTATGCTGATCAACAAGACCTTAATTCCATATGTtaacttattttctataatgcaaAAACCTTGACACTTGTATAGATCTTGTTGGATGGAGTACATCATCTTTGCGGCGCAGAAGTGAGCTTCCAAAGGTAAAAGTTATGACATTTGAGTTTTAGCAAATGCTTGCATCATTCAACTAATACTTTTCTTTTCAGCGTCGAAACTTGAAAAAAGTGGATAAATACCCACATATTGTAAACATAGACAAGGCAACAAGTGTCAGTTCTCAAGAAGAAATTCCCGCTGACGCTAAAATAAAAGGACGCAAGTCTCAAGAAATGGAAGGTTAATatctttttcctttccttttctttttctaatgGTATTTGAGGAGCAATGTTAAGTGTGTTACCATTTACTTTCAGAAACTCGTACATTTATTATCCTAAAATCGTGGATCTATAGCCGTTGATTCCTGCATATTACTTGCATCTTGCAATGTATATAGTCTTCTAGTGCCTTTTTTAGAAAAGACTACAGTCAGATGCATAGAACAACTTGCTGCCTAAATGAAAAGACAGAATGGGATCACTTCACACTAATTCCAGTGTTTCATGTAATCCCACCGTCGAGACTTGAGTAACTTGTGTCAATTGCATAGACGGTGGAGTTTACCACTTCCTTAAGTAACTATTCTTAGAACACCATGCAGTTGATTGCTCATTCTGTAATATCAGTCATTTTCGTCAGATATGATTTTCAACCCTCACTCTGCAATTTCATTTTATTAGCGGCAGTAATAGTTACAACCTAACTAGGGAATCTCAAGGTCACATGATTTCCGCTTTTAGCACTTTTATAATCAGCTTCATCATCCCTTTAGTTGCTTACATTTTCTTCATGGTTAATTGTTGTAGAGGCAATGATCAGAGGTTTAACAAAGGTGAGCTGGGAACGTGTTGATGTTAGCTTCAAAGGAAGTAAACAGAGACACTTTGCGCACACAGCAATTCAGGCATGTATTTGTTCTGTCTTCAACACACTTGTAACTTATAGGGAGTTTCTACATATAATGTTTCGTCACTATAGATCATCATACATTTCACCACATACCAATCTATTGTGACCTAGGCAAATTTCTTTCCCATTAGCTATTTACTCTGGGAATGTCATTTCATGTCTATGTGTTTTCATTCACTTACTTAGCTTGATGTGTTTGCTCTTTTTccccaaaactcataaaaaatcCACCTTTCTTCCATATTTTGCTCCAACTCAAGATACAGTCATAAATTTCAATATTATGTGGTGATTAGATGGATTGTGGAAGCGTACTATTTT
Proteins encoded in this window:
- the LOC107867299 gene encoding putative lipase ROG1 isoform X1, with amino-acid sequence MDSLEMEKGSSFSDENGVKEMKSEVGIEKNENSNKKEEKKSELGTEKDEIRYKKTRRKRFSICPRFACMRLDDEVPAVVETPAGECSFNVESSQKGPPPPHLVVMVNGIIGSADDWKYAAKQFVKAYPRDIIVHCSTSNCSRLTFDGVDIMGTRLAEEVLSVIKQHPHLQKISFVGHSLGGLICRYAIAKLYEQKSARRACGEDMECSLDGSTNSSVEEVSKRKIAGLEPVNFITCATPHLGCRGHKQAPAFCGLYSFENAAASSSWLLGRSGRHLFLKDSDEGKPLLLRMASDSEDLPFISALQSFQRCVAYANTCFDYLVGWSTSSLRRRSELPKRRNLKKVDKYPHIVNIDKATSVSSQEEIPADAKIKGRKSQEMEEAMIRGLTKVSWERVDVSFKGSKQRHFAHTAIQVQSYCINSDGADVIQHMIDNFTV
- the LOC107867299 gene encoding putative lipase ROG1 isoform X2 — translated: MALLADDWKYAAKQFVKAYPRDIIVHCSTSNCSRLTFDGVDIMGTRLAEEVLSVIKQHPHLQKISFVGHSLGGLICRYAIAKLYEQKSARRACGEDMECSLDGSTNSSVEEVSKRKIAGLEPVNFITCATPHLGCRGHKQAPAFCGLYSFENAAASSSWLLGRSGRHLFLKDSDEGKPLLLRMASDSEDLPFISALQSFQRCVAYANTCFDYLVGWSTSSLRRRSELPKRRNLKKVDKYPHIVNIDKATSVSSQEEIPADAKIKGRKSQEMEEAMIRGLTKVSWERVDVSFKGSKQRHFAHTAIQVQSYCINSDGADVIQHMIDNFTV